A single window of Gossypium hirsutum isolate 1008001.06 chromosome A10, Gossypium_hirsutum_v2.1, whole genome shotgun sequence DNA harbors:
- the LOC107897472 gene encoding ATPase 10, plasma membrane-type: MSEELDKPLLDPENFNREGIDLERLPLEEVFEQLRTSRAGLTSEDAEVRVHIFGQNKLEEKPENKFLKFLSFMWNPLSWVMEAAAVMAIVLANGGGEGPDWQDFVGIICLLILNSTISFIEENNAGNAAAALMARLAPKTKVLRDGQWQERDAAILVPGDIISIKLGDIIPADARLLEGDPLKIDQSALTGESLPVTKRTGDEVFSGSTCKHGEIEAVVIATGVHSFFGKAAHLVDSTEVVGHFQQVLTSIGNFCICSIAVGMVLEIIVMFPIQHRSYRDGINNLLVLLIGGIPIAMPTVLSVTLAIGSHRLSQQGAITKRMTAIEEMAGMDVLCSDKTGTLTLNRLTVDRNLVEVFSKNMDKDLIVLLAARASRLENQDAIDAAIINMLADPKEARANIKEVHFLPFNPVDKRTAITYIDSDGNWYRASKGAPEQILNICLEKDLIAGRVHAIIDKFAERGLRSLGVAFQEIPERTKESPGGPWTFCGLLPLFDPPRHDSAETIRRALNLGVDVKMITGDQLAIAKETGRRLGMGTNMYPSSSLLGREKDENEALPVDELIEKADGFAGVFPEHKYEIVKILQEKKHVVGMTGDGVNDAPALKKADIGIAVADATDAARSAADIVLTEPGLSVIISAVLTSRAIFQRMKNYTIYAVSITIRIVLGFVLLALIWEYDFPPFMVLIIAILNDGTIMTISKDRVRPSPTPDSWKLNEIFATGVVIGTYLALVTVLFYWIVIDTDFFETHFNVRSISDDIEQISSAVYLQVSIISQALIFVTRSRSWSFVERPGVLLMCAFVVAQLVATLIAVYAHISFADISGIGWGWAGVIWLYSLVFYVPLDIIKFTVRYALSGEAWNLLFDRKTAFTSKKDYGKDDRAAQWILSQRSLQGLMAADLDFNGRRSRSSLIADHARRRAEIARLGELHTLRGHVESVMRLKNLDLNAIKSAHTV; the protein is encoded by the exons ATGAGCGAGGAGCTCGACAAACCGTTGCTGGATCCCGAGAATTTCAACCGAGAGGGGATCGATTTG GAACGCTTACCGCTAGAGGAAGTTTTCGAGCAACTGAGAACATCCCGTGCAGGACTTACATCGGAAGATGCTGAAGTTCGAGTCCATATTTTTGGTCAAAACAAGCTCGAGGAGAAGCCC GAAAACAAGTTTTTGAAGTTTCTAAGCTTTATGTGGAACCCATTATCATGGGTTATGGAAGCTGCAGCAGTGATGGCCATTGTCCTTGCCAATGGTGGA GGTGAGGGTCCTGACTGGCAGGACTTTGTAGGGATTATATGCCTTCTGATTCTCAATTCAACAATCAGTTTCATTGAGGAAAACAATGCTGGAAATGCTGCAGCCGCACTCATGGCTCGTCTGGCTCCTAAAACAAAG GTTCTCAGAGATGGTCAGTGGCAAGAAAGAGATGCTGCTATTTTAGTACCAGGAGATATAATTAGCATAAAACTTGGAGATATCATCCCTGCGGATGCTCGCCTTCTTGAAGGCGATCCACTTAAAATTGATCAG TCAGCTCTTACGGGTGAATCCCTTCCGGTCACCAAGAGAACAGGAGATGAAGTGTTTTCTGGTTCAACATGTAAGCATGGTGAGATTGAGGCTGTGGTTATAGCTACTGGAGTTCACTCTTTCTTCGGAAAAGCGGCACATTTAGTTGACTCCACTGAAGTTGTTGGACACTTTCAGCAGGTCCTTACTTCCATCGGGAATTTCTGCATCTGCTCCATTGCGGTGGGGATGGTTCTTGAAATTATCGTCATGTTCCCGATACAGCATCGTTCATACAGAGATGGAATTAACAACCTTTTAGTTCTCTTGATTGGAGGAATTCCTATAGCTATGCCAACTGTATTATCTGTTACTCTTGCCATTGGTTCTCATCGACTGTCTCAACAG GGTGCCATTACTAAAAGGATGACTGCAATTGAAGAAATGGCTGGAATGGATGTTCTATGCAGTGACAAAACTGGAACTCTGACCTTGAATCGTCTAACCGTTGATCGGAACCTTGTTGAG GTTTTTAGCAAAAATATGGACAAAGACTTGATTGTTCTGCTAGCAGCAAGAGCCTCCAGACTCGAAAATCAGGATGCTATTGATGCAGCTATCATTAACATGCTTGCAGACCCGAAGGAG GCTCGTGCAAACATCAAAGAGGTTCACTTTCTTCCATTCAACCCAGTCGACAAACGTACCGCAATTACGTACATTGACTCTGATGGTAATTGGTACCGTGCTAGCAAAGGAGCTCCCGAACAG ATACTAAATATTTGCTTAGAGAAAGATTTGATTGCTGGAAGAGTGCATGCTATAATCGACAAATTTGCTGAGAGGGGCTTGCGGTCTCTTGGAGTTGCTTTTCAG GAAATTCCAGAAAGAACCAAGGAGAGCCCTGGAGGTCCCTGGACATTTTGTGGGCTGTTGCCTTTATTTGATCCTCCAAGACATGATAGTGCCGAGACCATCCGTAGGGCCTTAAACCTTGGAGTTGATGTAAAGATGATTACAG GTGACCAGTTGGCCATCGCGAAGGAGACAGGAAGAAGACTTGGTATGGGGACAAACATGTATCCTTCTTCATCATTGTTGGGTCGCGAAAAGGATGAGAATGAAGCTCTTCCAGTTGATGAACTCATTGAGAAGGCAGATGGCTTTGCTGGCGTATTCCCTG AACACAAGTATGAAATCGTAAAGATTTTACAAGAAAAGAAGCATGTCGTGGGAATGACCGGAGATGGGGTGAACGATGCACCTGCTTTGAAGAAAGCAGACATTGGAATAGCAGTGGCAGATGCTACAGATGCTGCAAGGAGTGCTGCAGATATAGTCTTGACTGAGCCTGGCTTAAGTGTGATAATCAGTGCTGTGTTGACAAGCAGAGCTATATTCCAAAGGATGAAAAACTATACG ATATATGCTGTTTCCATAACCATTCGTATTGTC cttggttttgtgcttctagctcTGATATGGGAATATGATTTCCCACCTTTCATGGTTTTGATAATTGCAATCCTTAATGACG GAACTATAATGACCATTTCCAAGGACCGAGTCAGGCCATCTCCGACCCCAGACAGCTGGAAGCTTAATGAGATATTTGCAACCGGCGTTGTCATTGGAACCTATCTTGCTTTGGTTACTGTCCTGTTTTACTGGATTGTAATTGATACTGATTTCTTTGAG ACTCACTTCAACGTAAGGTCTATATCCGACGACATCGAGCAAATTTCATCTGCAGTATATTTGCAAGTCAGCATCATTAGTCAGGCTCTCATCTTTGTTACTCGGAGTCGAAGTTGGTCATTCGTTGAAAGGCCTGGTGTTCTCTTGATGTGTGCATTCGTGGTCGCTCAACTG GTGGCTACCTTAATTGCAGTATATGCACATATTAGCTTTGCTGATATCAGTGGAATTGGATGGGGATGGGCTGGTGTTATATGGTTATACAGTTTAGTTTTCTATGTTCCCCTAGATATCATCAAGTTCACAGTTCGATACGCATTGAGTGGAGAAGCCTGGAACCTCCTATTCGACAGAAAG ACTGCGTTTACTTCAAAGAAAGACTACGGGAAAGATGACCGAGCAGCCCAATGGATTCTTTCTCAGAGGAGCCTACAGGGCTTGATGGCTGCAGACTTGGATTTCAATGGAAGAAGATCGAGATCTTCTTTGATAGCCGATCACGCTAGGAGGCGTGCTGAAATAGCCAG ACTTGGAGAGCTACACACTTTAAGAGGTCATGTAGAATCAGTTATGAGGCTAAAGAATTTGGACCTAAACGCGATCAAATCGGCTCATACGGTCTAA
- the LOC107895741 gene encoding triacylglycerol lipase OBL1 codes for MDLSQAKNLVGDLHNSTPREGIKNVELDDRATMDLCMMASKLAYENAEVVRNVVVHHWKMHFVDFYDCWDDYQKKKSTQVFLLCDKPKDATLILISFRGTEPFDADDWSTDFDYSWYEIPNLGKLHMGFLEALGVGNREDAASFHYHLHKRSTKHSYPEAAEVESSNEGPHSERSAGIDKKGIPPEMVEMSAYYMVREKLKTLFEEHKNAKYIVTGHSLGGALAILFPIVLVLHEETNLLQKLLGVNTFGQPRVGNKQLGRFMEAHINYPVPKYFRVVYCNDLVPRLPYDDKTFLYKHFGVCLYYNSCYIEQVKNEFSIKPRQFFMFFIILS; via the exons ATGGACCTTTCCCAGGCCAAAAACTTGGTGGGAGATTTGCATAATTCTACTCCAAGGGAGGGAATAAAAAATGTTGAATTGGATGACCGAGCTACAATGGACCTGTGTATGATGGCATCCAAGCTTGCATATGAAAATGCTGAAGTCGTTAGGAATGTTGTGGTTCATCATTGGAAG ATGCACTTCGTGGACTTCTACGATTGCTGGGATG ATTACCAAAAGAAGAAATCAACTCAAGTTTTTCTGTTATGTGACAAGCCAAAGGATGCAACTCTAATATTGATCAGTTTTCGTGGCACGGAGCCTTTTGATGCTGATGATTGGAGTACTGATTTTGACTACTCTTGGTATGAAATTCCGAATTTAGGAAAGCTTCATATGGGATTTCTAGAGGCATTAGGTGTGGGCAATAGAGAAGATGCAGCTTCTTTTCATTATCATCTTCACAAGAGGAGCACAAAGCACAGCTATCCAGAAGCTGCAGAAGTAGAATCCTCAAATGAGGGTCCCCACTCCGAACGATCTGCTGGTATTGATAAAAAGGGCATCCCCCCAGAAATGGTGGAAATGTCTGCATACTATATGGTGAGAGAAAAGCTCAAGACCTTGTTTGAAGAGCACAAGAATGCAAAATATATTGTCACTGGCCATAGCTTAGGGGGGGCTCTCGCGATATTGTTTCCTATAGTGCTCGTGCTGCACGAGGAGACAAATCTACTTCAAAAGTTGCTGGGCGTAAACACATTTGGACAGCCAAGAGTTGGGAACAAGCAACTTGGGAGGTTCATGGAAGCTCATATAAATTACCCAGTCCCCAAGTACTTCAGAGTGGTTTACTGCAATGACCTGGTGCCGAGGTTGCCTTATGATGATAAAACCTTTTTGTATAAGCATTTCGGTGTTTGCCTTTATTACAACAGCTGTTATATCGAGCAGGTAAAAAATGAATTTAGCATTAAACCTAGACAATTCTTCATGTTCTTCATCATATTGAGTtga
- the LOC107897473 gene encoding 4-coumarate:CoA ligase 1 — MAPQAEVQQQEITYRSKLPDIYIPKHLPLHSYCFQNLSNVASKPCLINGTSGKVYTYEEVELTARRVASGLNKLGIQQRQVIMLLLPNTPEFVLSFLGASFRGAIATAANPFFTPAEISKQAKASNARLIITLASYVDKVKEFAEDNDVKIVCIDSVPEGCLHFSELTQADENDLPEVDIVPEDVVALPYSSGTTGLPKGVMLTHKGLVTSVAQQVDGENPNLYFHSEDVILCTLPMFHIYALNSIMLCGLRVGAAILIMQKFDIGLLLELIQKYKVTIAPIVPPIVLAIAKSSETENYDLSSVRMLKSGAAPLGQELEDAVKVKFPGAKFGQGYGMTEAGPVLAMCLGFAKEPFEMKSGTCGTVVRNAEMKIVDPETGLSLPRNQAGEICIRGDQIMKGYLNDPEATARTIDKDGWLHTGDIGYIDDDDELFIVDRLKELIKYKGFQVAPAELEAMLIAHPEIIDAAVVAMKDEAAGEVPVAFVVRSDKSQINEDEIKQYISKQVVFYKRISRVFFIETIPKAPSGKILRKELRAKLATGNY, encoded by the exons ATGGCACCCCAAGCTGAAGTGCAACAACAAGAAATCACTTACCGATCAAAGCTTCCCGATATCTATATCCCTAAGCACCTTCCTTTACATTCATATTGTTTCCAGAATCTGTCCAACGTTGCCTCCAAGCCCTGTTTGATCAATGGAACCTCGGGCAAAGTCTACACTTACGAAGAAGTTGAACTCACTGCTCGCCGAGTGGCTTCGGGGCTTAACAAGCTCGGCATCCAACAACGCCAAGTGATCATGCTTTTGTTACCCAACACTCCGGAGTTCGTCCTCTCTTTCCTTGGCGCTTCGTTCCGTGGCGCCATTGCGACTGCGGCTAATCCTTTCTTCACTCCGGCGGAGATATCGAAGCAGGCGAAAGCCTCGAACGCTAGGCTTATCATCACGCTAGCCAGCTACGTTGACAAAGTAAAGGAATTCGCAGAAGACAACGATGTCAAGATCGTATGCATTGACTCAGTCCCGGAGGGCTGTTTACACTTCTCCGAGTTAACCCAAGCCGACGAGAACGATCTTCCTGAAGTCGATATCGTCCCCGAAGACGTCGTAGCGCTTCCTTACTCGTCGGGAACCACGGGGCTCCCTAAAGGGGTGATGTTAACGCACAAAGGTTTGGTCACGAGCGTGGCGCAACAGGTTGACGGAGAAAACCCAAATTTGTATTTCCATAGCGAAGATGTGATCTTATGTACTTTGCCAATGTTCCATATTTATGCCCTGAACTCGATCATGCTCTGTGGGCTACGTGTTGGGGCTGCGATTTTGATCATGCAGAAGTTCGACATCGGCCTACTGTTGGAGCTAATACAGAAATACAAAGTAACCATTGCTCCGATTGTGCCACCGATAGTTTTGGCCATCGCTAAGTCATCGGAAACTGAAAATTACGATTTGTCATCGGTGAGGATGTTGAAGTCCGGTGCCGCTCCGTTGGGTCAAGAGCTTGAGGATGCTGTAAAAGTCAAGTTTCCTGGTGCCAAATTTGGACAG gGTTATGGAATGACAGAAGCTGGACCAGTTCTAGCAATGTGTTTGGGATTTGCCAAGGAACCCTTTGAAATGAAATCCGGAACTTGTGGGACTGTTGTAAGGAACGCGGAGATGAAAATCGTCGACCCCGAAACCGGTTTGTCCTTGCCGCGGAACCAGGCCGGCGAGATTTGCATTCGAGGAGATCAGATCATGAAAG GATACCTTAATGACCCTGAGGCCACTGCTAGGACCATTGACAAAGATGGCTGGTTACATACCGGAGACATTGGTTACATTGACGACGATGATGAACTCTTCATCGTCGATCGATTGAAGGAATTGATAAAATACAAAGGGTTTCAAGTTGCCCCTGCCGAGCTCGAAGCAATGCTCATTGCTCACCCTGAAATCATCGATGCTGCTGTCGTCGC AATGAAGGATGAAGCAGCTGGGGAAGTACCTGTTGCATTTGTGGTGAGATCAGATAAATCTCAGATCAATGAAGATGAAATCAAGCAATATATTTCGAAACAGGTGGTGTTCTATAAGAGAATAAGCCGTGTGTTCTTCATTGAAACCATTCCAAAGGCACCATCAGGGAAGATCTTGAGAAAAGAATTGAGAGCTAAACTGGCTACTGGAAACTATtga